From the Cryptomeria japonica chromosome 2, Sugi_1.0, whole genome shotgun sequence genome, one window contains:
- the LOC131064847 gene encoding disease resistance protein RUN1 isoform X4, with translation MNTKTHWTVFLISLVGVSINTPGREDDLIKEVVIDVKKSLRSNSLHKVYLDIPKCFGLDWRVDHLLRLLKVADRQKKAVKVGIHGMGGIGKTTLAKIVCKELLFLKFQVFCFVPSVGERCQEANGLVKLQTHMLKCIPGFRGEVDHVDQGKGLQQERLRGKRVLLLLDDIESSEQLEALAGNYSDFGAGSYVIITSRDEQILKVANVDVVYEVRRLPHKHAMQLFNFHAFPNSCRPDQELQTLRNDVVSACEGLPLALQLVGKSLVGEGNLDVWKEMVGKLRCEPDLQKKLRVSYDSLDPLEKEMFQDIACFFAWRKKEIAMIFWAELIPSPHASLRSLLQKSLVSLGPSNKFLMHPCLRDLGRSISNEISREPRKRTRLFDEDDAYHVLWRPSEKAKLVRYFWYEPKQPITLKAAMFKPLYNLQLLWLTDVAIEGHFSGEFSTLEDLRWLSLRNYPSKCLPKGMNLQSLVILEVTYSQITHLWDETAEENPTMRPGNLKVLILRGCASLKSLPATLCYTLLQMLDLHNCNSLSSLPDSVGSWTSLVNLDMEGCSVSSLPHDFGELANLQELNLSYCQNLSKLPDSFGNLTQLERLEIHHNHKLTELPDSIGGLKSLAFLDVSYCHSLSGLPNTVGSLISLVCLEMEGCGVSCLPQNCCNLSSLQELNLSNCQYLSELPDGFGNLAQLVILEIHHTPGLTELPNSLGSLQQLTSLNLVGCNAVSCVSLESCLSGLPALEGFLVGGPGFSSAQLQIFYDSFKDFSFSKTCLLDNPDAPAYWVHGQAGGNDGCEKECIDYCTGENKVECCAGYTVCLVSCGVNLGINRLSYKIERADSLLHCSVNSQNSTIGGGDYFEVRLVRVEANIDFAWLKGGNKVKVNAKSDYENWKASFKFLMYEATVLSKDPEPPKMITFVM, from the exons ATGAATACAAAAACGCATTGGACGGTGTTTCTAATCTCTTTGGTTGGTGTTTCAATCAATACACCAGGCAG GGAGGACGATTTGATCAAAGAAGTTGTGATCGATGTTAAAAAAAGCTTACGTTCAAACAGTCTACACAAGGTGTATCTGGACATTCCGAAATGTTTTGGGTTAGACTGGCGCGTGGATCATCTCTTGAGATTACTAAAAGTAGCGGATCGTCAGAAGAAGGCTGTGAAAGTGGGAATACACGGTATGGGTGGGATAGGTAAAACCACCCTCGCAAAGATTGTTTGCAAAGAACTTCTATTCTTAAAGTTCCAAGTGTTCTGTTTTGTTCCAAGTGTGGGAGAAAGATGTCAAGAGGCGAATGGGCTTGTAAAGCTGCAGACCCACATGCTCAAATGTATCCCAGGGTTCAGAGGTGAAGTAGATCATGTTGATCAAGGAAAGGGTCTGCAACAAGAGAGGCTCCGGGGTAAGAGAGTTCTGCTTCTTCTGGATGACATTGAAAGTTCTGAGCAGCTCGAAGCTCTTGCAGGAAATTACAGCGATTTTGGGGCAGGCAGCTATGTGATCATTACATCACGAGATGAACAAATCCTAAAAGTGGCTAACGTTGATGTAGTCTACGAGGTACGAAGGCTTCCTCACAAACATGCCATGCAATTGTTTAATTTTCATGCATTTCCCAATTCTTGCCGTCCAGATCAAGAGCTGCAAACTCTGCGCAATGATGTTGTCAGTGCCTGTGAAGGCCTTCCTCTTGCCCTCCAACTTGTTGGGAAAAGCCTGGTTGGTGAAGGGAATCTAGATGTATGGAaagaaatggtaggaaagttaaggTGTGAACCTGATCTCCAAAAGAAACTTAGAGTCTCCTACGATAGTCTTGATCCTTTAGAAAAGGAAATGTTTCAAGATATTGCTTGTTTTTTTGCATGGAGGAAGAAAGAAATTGCTATGATCTTTTGGGCAGAGCTGATTCCGAGTCCTCACGCATCTCTCAGAAGTCTCTTGCAAAAGTCCTTGGTAAGTTTGGGCCCTAGCAACAAATTCCTGATGCACCCGTGCCTCCGGGATTTGGGAAGAAGTATATCAAATGAAATATCTAGAGAGCCCCGTAAACGCACAAGATTATTTGATGAGGACGATGCGTACCATGTTTTATGGAGACCCAGT GAAAAGGCCAAGCTTGTGCGTTATTTTTGGTATGAGCCCAAGCAGCCGATAACATTGAAGGCAGCAATGTTCAAGCCACTGTACAACTTGCAGTTGCTTTGGCTTACAGATGTTGCCATAGAAGGGCACTTTTCTGGGGAATTCTCCACCTTGGAGGATTTGAGATGGCTAAGCTTGAGAAATTATCCATCAAAATGTCTACCCAAAGGAATGAACTTGCAGAGCCTTGTTATTCTGGAAGTGACCTATAGCCAGATCACTCATCTGTGGGACGAAACAGCAGAAGAAAATCCAACT ATGAGGCCTGGGAATCTTAAAGTGCTTATTTTGAGGGGATGCGCATCCCTGAAGAGTCTTCCTGCTACACTATGCTATACACTCTTGCAGATGTTGGACCTGCACAACTGCAATTCATTGAGCAGCCTGCCTGATTCCGTGGGAAGCTGGACCAGCTTAGTTAACCTCGACATGGAAGGATGCAGTGTTTCCTCTTTGCCTCATGACTTTGGCGAACTTGCTAATCTTCAGGAGCTGAATCTCTCCTACTGTCAGAATCTGTCTAAACTTCCCGATAGCTTTGGGAATTTGACTCAGCTGGAAAGGCTAGAAATTCACCACAATCATAAGCTCACAGAGCTGCCCGACAGTATTGGCGGCCTGAAATCTTTGGCTTTTTTGGATGTCAGCTATTGCCATTCACTGAGCGGCCTACCCAATACCGTGGGAAGCTTGATCAGCTTAGTTTGTCTTGAAATGGAAGGATGCGGCGTTTCTTGTTTGCCTCAAAACTGCTGCAATCTTTCAAGTCTGCAGGAGCTGAATCTTTCAAACTGTCAATATCTGTCTGAACTTCCTGATGGCTTTGGGAATTTGGCTCAGCTGGTAATACTAGAAATTCACCACACTCCTGGGCTTACAGAGCTACCCAATAGCCTTGGCTCGTTGCAACAGTTAACGTCGCTCAATCTGGTGGGGTGCAACGCTGTCTCTTGTGTGTCTCTCGAAAGCTGCTTGTCTGGTCTTCCGGCTCTCGAGGGCTTTTTAGTTGGTGGGCCCGGCTTCTCATCAGCTCAATTACAAATATTTTATGATTCCTTCAAG GACTTTTCTTTCAGCAAAACTTGTCTACTGGATAATCCAGACGCCCCTGCATATTGGGTACATGGGCAGGCAGGTGGAAATGACGGGTGTGAAAAAGAGTGTATCGATTATTGCACTGGTGAGAATAAAGTTGAGTGCTGTGCTGGATATACTGTTTGTTTAGTCTCCTGTGGGGTAAACTTAGGTATTAATAGGTTAAGCTACAAAATTGAAAGGGCTGATAGTTTACTTCATTGTTCAGTGAACTCTCAAAACTCAACCATAGGTGGTGGAGATTACTTTGAGGTGCGTCTTGTACGAGTAGAGGCGAATATAGACTTTGCTTGGTTGAAGGGAGGGAATAAAGTGAAGGTGAATGCAAAGTCTGATTATGAGAACTGGAAGGCCTCTTTTAAATTTCTAATGTATGAAGCGACTGTGCTCTCTAAAGATCCCGAGCCTCCCAAAATGATTACTTTTGTCATGTAA